The following proteins are encoded in a genomic region of Neurospora crassa OR74A linkage group VI, whole genome shotgun sequence:
- a CDS encoding tubulin-tyrosine ligase, producing MHILIVNDDGPPSAHSSPYVHSLVRDLQAAGHTVSVCLPHTQRSWIGKAHMIGQTVKPLYYRPPPASSPAAGLTTALVPSSEKPEQTVNVTDHGSVHLRPSTVPGTEEWILVDGTPASCVQIGLYHFFQDRGPVDLVVSGPNYGRNTTAVFALSSGTLGGALEAAVCKRRAIALSYAFFNRNHDPAIITKASRQSVRVIEALWKQWPTDGSVDLYSVNVPLLEGLEEGKVLYTPMLQNYWGAGSCFEEVEGSVDGEEVDEERIREGGGADAETGDGGGGLEVGDGKRDGREGLHTHKHFKWSPRFTDVYKSVEEAPPGNDGWAVKEGHTSVTPLKANFWNTAENLHGKELQLPPLETPSAIKTESTTTLPIRNSTTTANSKDHLYALIDYQDAYVQPLILSAIEKLLPSSSYTLLPSPFTSENKEPEIHLSTLLPSEDAKVLQITPYETIDFDHAMSHPATTLINSYIIRKALIRKHFLSSTVENWVAKHPTSALKTHVKRAEAFEVDYAEFLDDSLVEAFDLRASMEKNDQLIAEGKEREVEWWILKPSMSDRGQGIRLFSTMEELQSIFDSWEVESDSEDEDDDDASSSNADNTSSNADDTSDAGSDHGDGNGNGINTSHLRHFIAQPYIHPPLLLPELSNRKFHIRVYVLAIGALKVYVYKDMLALFAGVPYTSPTTSSSSDPDSNPDSEPAGELDLSAHLTNTCLQTYLSPNAAENSVHRFWDLSSLSPTHFPQSKAENIWDQICEVTGDLFEAAARGMMIHFQPMEQAFEVYGLDFLVDADDESGRNTAWLLEVNAFPDFKQTGELKGVVGGFWEGVVREAVGGFVGVQKGDSDEKMRLVRDVDLGRRW from the exons ATGCACATCCTCATAGTCAACGACGACGGGCCTCCCTCCGCCCACTCGTCCCCCTACGTCCACTCCCTCGTCCGCGACCTGCAAGCTGCAGGCCACACCGTCTCCGTCTGCCTTCCGCACACCCAACGCTCCTGGATCGGCAAAGCCCACATGATCGGCCAAACCGTCAAGCCGCTCTACTACCGCCCGCCCCCCGCCTCCTCTCCGGCCGCCGGCCTGACCACCGCTCTCGTCCCTTCCTCTGAGAAACCCGAGCAAACCGTCAACGTAACCGACCACGGCTCCGTCCACCTCCGCCCCTCCACCGTGCCGGGAACAGAAGAATGGATCCTCGTCGACGGCACGCCCGCCTCGTGCGTGCAAATCGGACTCTACCACTTCTTCCAAGACCGCGGGCCCGTCGACCTCGTCGTGTCCGGTCCCAACTACGGGCGCAACACCACGGCTGTGTTTGCCTTGTCGTCGGGAACTCTCGGTGGCGCACTGGAAGCAGCCGTGTGCAAGCGTCGCGCCATTGCGCTATCTTATGCCTTTTTCAACCGCAACCACGACCCGGCTATCATCACCAAGGCGAGCCGGCAGTCGGTGCGCGTTATTGAGGCGTTGTGGAAGCAGTGGCCGACGGATGGATCGGTGGATCTGTACAGCGTCAATGTCCCGCTGTTGGAGGGGCtagaggaggggaaagtgtTGTACACGCCCATGTTGCAGAACTATTGGGGGGCCGGCAGCTGTTttgaggaggtggaagggtcggtggatggcgaggaggtggACGAGGAACGGATCAGAGAGGGTGGGGGTGCGGATGCCGAGACgggggatggtggtggtggtctggaGGTGGGTGATGGTAAGAGGgacggaagggaagggttgCATACCCATAAGCACTTTAAGTGGAGTCCGAGGTTTACGGATGTTTATAAGAGTGTGGAGGAGGCGCCGCCGGGGAATGATGGGTGGGCGGTCAAGGAGGGGCATACCAG TGTCACCCCGCTGAAAGCCAACTTTTGGAATACGGCCGAGAATTTGCACGGCAAAGAGTTGCAGCT GCCTCCTCTTGAGACTCCCTCAGCTATCAAGACCGAGTCGACGACCACTCTCCCCATCCGGaattccaccaccaccgccaactCCAAAGACCACCTCTACGCCCTGATCGACTACCAAGACGCCTACGTCCAACCGCTCATCCTCTCCGCCATCGAGAAGcttcttccctcttcgtCATACACCCTCCTCCCGTCTCCCTTCACCTCCGAAAACAAGGAACCCGAGATCCATCTCtctacccttcttccctctgAAGACGCCAAAGTCCTCCAAATCACCCCCTACGAAACCATCGATTTCGACCACGCCATGTCCCACCCCGCCACCACCCTCATCAACTCCTACATCATCCGCAAAGCTCTCATCCGCAAGCACTTTTTGTCATCCACCGTCGAGAACTGGGTCGCCAAACACCCTACCTCCGCTCTGAAAACGCACGTAAAGAGGGCTGAAGCCTTCGAAGTCGATTACGCCGAGTTTCTGGACGATTCGCTTGTCGAAGCATTCGACCTGCGCGCGAGCATGGAGAAGAACGACCAACTCATTGCCGAGGGTAAAGAAAGGGAAGTAGAATGGTGGATTCTGAAACCAAGCATGAGTGACCGCGGACAAGGAATTCGGCTATTTAGCACGATGGAAGAGCTCCAATCCATCTTTGACAGCTGGGAAGTTGAGTCTGACtccgaagacgaagatgacgacgacgcctcctcctccaacgcagacaacacctcctccaacgCAGACGACACCTCCGACGCCGGCAGCGACCACGGAGACGGAAACGGAAACGGAATCAACACCTCCCACCTCCGCCACTTCATCGCCCAACCCTACATCCACCCACCCCTCTTGCTTCCCGAACTCTCAAACCGCAAGTTCCACATCAGGGTGTACGTCCTCGCCATCGGCGCCCTCAAAGTCTACGTCTACAAGGACATGCTCGCTTTATTCGCTGGCGTTCCTTATACGTCTCCCActacttcctcctcttctgacCCGGACTCCAACCCCGACTCCGAACCCGCAGGCGAGTTAGACCTCTCAGCCCACCTAACCAACACCTGTCTCCAAACCTACCTCTCTCCCAACGCAGCCGAAAACTCCGTCCACCGCTTCTGGGACTTGTCTTCCCTTTCGCCTACGCACTTCCCTCAGTCCAAAGCAGAGAATATCTGGGACCAGATCTGTGAAGTCACGGGTGACTTGTTTGAAGCGGCAGCGAGGGGCATGATGATTCATTTCCAGCCCATGGAGCAGGCGTTTGAAGTGTATGGACTGGATTTCCTGGTGGATGCGGATGATGAGAGCGGAAGAAACACGGCATGGTTGTTGGAGGTTAATGCTTTTCCGGACTTTAAGCAGACGGGCGAGTTGAAGGGGGTTGTGGGTGGGTTTTGGGAGGGGGTGGTGAGGGAGGCTGTTGGGGGGTTCGTTGGGGTTCAAAAGGGGGATAGTGATGAGAAGATGAGGCTGGTTAGGGATGTGGatttggggaggaggtggtag
- a CDS encoding dihydrodipicolinate synthetase yields the protein MSYSQLIGSRSELVPPVPPSGIWASPITLFNLRDIIDFQSQISYFQYLSSPKIGLAGFFVFGTESEASLLTRKERCDLLRCARDSVPSGFPIMAGVSAPSVRQVREHIIDAIAFGANYVVVSPPVGSEPNKKGTKQENETVDAFFDDIVHYSELRILISDEDGGIDLTSELIIRQALRHKGKIVGAHLRSGNNVVGKITRLAREFPPSQKEFAIFAGQSDYLVGGLAAGSSGCITAFANVLPWALVWQYHEYVNGEKNNDKVKKADALRVSGMLAKVETQLLESGGGIAAIKFAASLYTGWRAGVVKGTRTTRRYPMATAGHKGMELFLPRKPQADISMEMKDEIWTAVNWALDLERDPLADYDLLEKEKAEGSRN from the coding sequence ATGTCCTATTCACAACTCATCGGTTCAAGATCAGAACTGGTCCCCCCCGTCCCACCCTCCGGCATCTGGGCCTCCCCCATAaccctcttcaacctccGCGACATCATCGACTTCCAGTCCCAAATCTCTTATTTCCAATACCTCTCCTCACCCAAAATCGGTCTCGCGGGCTTTTTCGTCTTCGGCACCGAATCCGAAGCCTCCCTACTCACCCGCAAAGAACGCTGCGACCTCCTCCGCTGCGCGCGCGACTCGGTTCCTTCCGGATTTCCCATCATGGCAGGCGTTTCGGCCCCCAGCGTGAGACAGGTGCGTGAGCACATCATCGATGCGATTGCATTCGGGGCTAATTACGTGGTTGTTTCACCACCTGTTGGATCTGAACCGAACAAAAAGGGAACCAAGCAAGAAAATGAAACGGTGGACGCGTTTTTCGACGATATCGTCCACTACTCCGAGTTACGGATCCTCATCTCTGACGAAGACGGCGGGATCGACCTCACCAGCGAACTTATAATCCGTCAAGCCTTGCGCCACAAAGGCAAGATCGTCGGCGCCCACTTGCGGTCCGGCAATAACGTGGTCGGCAAAATCACCCGACTAGCCAGGGAATTCCCCCCCTCTCAAAAAGAATTTGCCATCTTTGCGGGGCAAAGCGATTACTTGGTCGGCGGGCTGGCAGCCGGGTCAAGCGGGTGCATCACGGCGTTTGCGAATGTGCTGCCGTGGGCGTTGGTGTGGCAGTATCATGAGTATGTGAATGGGGAGAAGAATAATGAtaaggtgaagaaggcggaTGCGCTGCGCGTCAGTGGGATGTTGGCTAAAGTGGAGACACAGCTGTTAGAGAGTGGTGGGGGGATTGCCGCGATCAAGTTTGCTGCGAGCTTGTATACGGGTTGGAGGGCCGGGGTGGTGAAggggacgaggacgacgcgGAGGTATCCAATGGCGACGGCGGGGCATAAGGGGATGGAACTCTTCTTGCCGAGGAAGCCACAAGCGGATATTAGTATGGAGATGAAAGACGAGATTTGGACGGCGGTAAATTGGGCGTTGGACTTGGAGAGGGATCCGCTTGCGGATTATGATCTgttggagaaagaaaaggcgGAGGGGTCAAGGAACTGA
- a CDS encoding general stress response protein Whi2, variant: MAAAGGASSIITQVQQGGPPINALGDVAPDETITMDLRGTRFTLSRDELLTLPEFVLLSLFPNGLFPEGHMGGFGEGDAVQVDYDPASLQYMLEFFRTVAQSIPVDPSNPQDGSDGIVPVDPASGARGDDGSKRAGIIVLREDLDFYAIPPRADLGQAEMMEIKRAAARALLKQDGIFSGLKKSDEPGTTEAHLIEMLTAGGFNHDDRWGHRAGEPNKAVICSLALARLRSDIKGNEMGSNAVGMAQKLLLFWRKPARRCWWEGVELEGVEGLEPGTKLKVWIRRVWTLEMSVIGLR; the protein is encoded by the exons ATGGCTGCCGCGGGAGGAGCGTCGAGTATCATCACTCAGGTCCAGCAGGGTGGACCGCCTATTAATGCCCTGGGAG ATGTCGCCCCCGATGAGACGATTACTATGGACCTGCG GGGAACGCGGTTCACACTATCACGCGATGAGTTGCTAACGTTGCCTGAATTTGTGCTTTTGTCCCTCTTTCCCAATGGACTCTTTCCCGAAGGACACATGGGTGGCTTTGGCGAGGGAGATGCCGTACAAGTTGAC TACGACCCAGCATCCCTACAATACATGCTGGAGTTCTTCCGCACAGTAGCCCAGTCTATTCCCGTAGACCCTTCCAACCCCCAAGATGGCAGTGACGGCATAGTACCCGTCGACCCGGCATCCGGCGCAAGGGGCGATGACGGTTCTAAGCGTGCTGGCATCATTGTGCTGCGTGAGGACCTGGATTTCTACGCCATCCCCCCTCGTGCTGACCTTGGTCAGGCTGAGATGATGGAGATCAAGCGTGCGGCTGCTCGGGCGCTGCTTAAGCAGGACGGTATCTTCAGCGGGCTGAAGAAGAGTGATGAGCCGGGCACGACGGAGGCGCATTTGATCGAGATGTTGACTGCTGG CGGCTTCAACCACGACGATCGCTGGGGCCACCGTGCCGGCGAGCCTAACAAGGCCGTCATCTGCtccctcgccctcgcccgCCTGCGCTCCGACATTAAGGGCAACGAGATGGGCAGCAACGCCGTGGGCATGGCCCAGAAGCTTCTGCTCTTCTGGCGCAAGCCTGCTCGTAGGTGCTGGTGGGAGGGTGTCGAGCTTGAGGGTGTTGAAGGCCTCGAGCCTGGCACAAAGCTCAAGGTGTGGATCCGCAGGGTGTGGACGCTGGAGATGAGTGTGATTGGACTGCGTTAG